A single Actinomadura algeriensis DNA region contains:
- a CDS encoding amidase: MTHPHDLGVRETAAAVRAREISPVELADHYLERIERLNPRVGAYVTVTADLAREQARAAEKAVADAADPAELPPLLGVPIPIKDLNLVEGVRTTFGSAVFADLTGFADDSVVRLLRDAGTVMPGKTTTPEFGLPCYSEGPVAPPARTPWDLTRSAGGSSGGAAAAVAAGLAPAAQGSDGGGSIRIPSSACGLFGIKPTRGRVSLGPTSADLFGLATNGPIARNVRDAALLLDVMSAPMYGDMFRAPAADGTFLSFADRPPGRLRIARSIEPAVPDATVHPDCVAAYEEASALLEELGHEVVDLPQVDASGLLPHFETLWAAMATTTPVPPESEHLLQPLTRHLRARGAATTAAELLNAQATLQGAFRLVLEVMDEYDAILHPTLAQPPVPVGHFHDQDPEENFARQTRFTPFCAMYNISGQPAVNVPLHWTGEGLPIGVMLAGRIGGEGTLISLSAQLEEARPWAARKPPVWTE; this comes from the coding sequence GTGACACATCCCCATGACCTCGGCGTCAGGGAGACGGCCGCGGCCGTCCGGGCCCGAGAGATCTCCCCGGTCGAACTCGCCGATCACTACCTCGAGCGCATCGAACGTCTGAACCCGCGGGTCGGGGCCTACGTGACGGTGACCGCCGACCTCGCGCGCGAGCAGGCGCGCGCGGCGGAGAAGGCGGTGGCGGACGCCGCCGACCCGGCGGAGCTGCCGCCGCTGCTCGGCGTCCCGATCCCGATCAAGGACCTGAACCTGGTGGAGGGCGTCCGGACGACGTTCGGGTCGGCGGTGTTCGCCGACCTGACCGGGTTCGCCGACGACTCGGTCGTGCGGCTGCTGCGCGACGCGGGCACGGTGATGCCCGGCAAGACGACGACGCCCGAGTTCGGCCTGCCGTGCTACAGCGAGGGCCCGGTGGCGCCGCCGGCCCGCACCCCGTGGGACCTGACGCGGTCGGCGGGCGGGTCGAGCGGCGGCGCGGCGGCGGCCGTGGCGGCCGGGCTGGCGCCCGCGGCGCAGGGCAGCGACGGCGGCGGGTCGATCCGGATCCCGTCCAGCGCGTGCGGGCTGTTCGGGATCAAGCCGACGCGCGGCCGCGTCTCGCTGGGCCCGACGAGCGCGGACCTGTTCGGGCTGGCGACGAACGGGCCGATCGCGCGGAACGTCCGGGACGCGGCGCTGCTGCTGGACGTCATGTCCGCGCCGATGTACGGGGACATGTTCCGGGCGCCGGCGGCGGACGGGACGTTCCTGTCGTTCGCCGACCGCCCGCCGGGGCGGCTGCGGATCGCGCGCAGCATCGAGCCCGCGGTCCCGGACGCGACCGTGCACCCGGACTGCGTCGCCGCCTACGAGGAAGCGTCGGCGCTGCTGGAGGAGCTGGGGCACGAGGTCGTGGACCTGCCGCAGGTCGACGCGTCCGGGCTGCTGCCGCACTTCGAGACGCTGTGGGCCGCGATGGCGACGACGACGCCCGTCCCGCCGGAGAGCGAGCACCTGCTGCAGCCGCTGACGCGCCATCTGCGGGCGCGCGGCGCGGCGACGACGGCGGCGGAGCTCCTCAACGCCCAGGCGACGCTTCAGGGCGCGTTCCGTCTGGTGCTGGAGGTGATGGACGAGTACGACGCGATCCTGCACCCGACCTTGGCCCAGCCTCCGGTTCCCGTGGGCCACTTCCACGATCAGGACCCCGAGGAGAACTTCGCCCGGCAGACGCGCTTCACCCCCTTCTGCGCGATGTACAACATCTCCGGGCAGCCCGCGGTGAACGTGCCGCTGCACTGGACGGGCGAGGGGCTGCCCATCGGCGTCATGCTCGCGGGGCGGATCGGCGGCGAGGGCACGCTCATCTCCCTGTCGGCGCAGCTCGAGGAGGCCCGCCCCTGGGCCGCCCGGAAGCCGCCCGTCTGGACGGAGTAA
- a CDS encoding nuclease-related domain-containing protein yields the protein MNDRMDDHPDDYAADHADDADERADGRAGDRADDRAEGIEALLGDPRARRWLIRGAAAVVALVAGLVLIDLRAGFTLAVLVVIADVVRVTRKSSSVPAWQKSSAAERRTEKQLKALERRGYLVLHARAVPRDDDGVSDGRIDHLVIGPSGVYAIDSEKWDKRLPVRTLSHLKLFHGPVNKKDRLDEARWEAEQASKILAGRVGFEVPVQPSVAIYGPSIPWKVMRVRDVDVYAGNRARAYLRRRPKILTDIDVQRIFQAADKALPPKYPV from the coding sequence GTGAACGACCGGATGGACGACCATCCGGACGACTACGCCGCCGACCACGCCGACGACGCCGACGAGCGTGCGGACGGACGGGCCGGCGACCGCGCGGACGACCGCGCCGAAGGGATCGAGGCGCTGCTGGGCGACCCCCGCGCCCGGCGCTGGCTGATCCGCGGCGCCGCCGCCGTCGTCGCCCTCGTCGCCGGCCTGGTCCTGATCGACCTGCGCGCCGGCTTCACCCTCGCCGTCCTGGTGGTCATCGCCGACGTCGTCCGGGTGACCCGCAAGAGCTCCAGCGTCCCCGCCTGGCAGAAGTCCTCGGCCGCCGAACGCCGCACCGAGAAGCAGCTGAAGGCGCTCGAACGCCGCGGCTACCTCGTGCTGCACGCGCGCGCGGTCCCGCGGGACGACGACGGCGTCAGCGACGGCCGGATCGACCACCTGGTCATCGGGCCGAGCGGCGTCTACGCGATCGACTCCGAGAAGTGGGACAAGCGCCTCCCCGTGCGCACCCTGTCCCACCTCAAGCTGTTCCACGGCCCCGTCAACAAGAAGGACCGGCTCGACGAGGCCCGGTGGGAGGCCGAACAGGCCAGCAAGATCCTCGCCGGGCGGGTCGGCTTCGAGGTCCCCGTCCAGCCCTCGGTGGCGATCTACGGTCCGTCCATCCCGTGGAAGGTCATGCGGGTGCGGGACGTGGACGTCTACGCGGGCAACCGGGCGCGCGCGTACCTGCGGCGCCGGCCGAAGATCCTCACCGACATCGACGTCCAGCGGATCTTCCAGGCCGCCGACAAGGCGCTGCCGCCCAAGTATCCCGTCTGA
- the ilvD gene encoding dihydroxy-acid dehydratase, whose amino-acid sequence MPPLRSRTVTHGRNMAGARALMRASGVEREDFGKPIVAVANSFTQFVPGHVHLDEVGKVVAGAVKEAGGVPREFNTIAVDDGIAMGHDGMLYSLPSREVIADAVEYMVNAHCADALVCVSNCDKITPGMLLAAMRLNIPTVFVSGGPMEAGKPVEGVMDGNKLDLIDSIIASADSSVADDTLAEVEESACPTCGSCSGMFTANSMNCLTEAIGLALPGNGTVLATHTARRDLYERAGRTVVEIAKRYYEGDDESVLPLNIATWEAFENAMVLDVAMGGSTNTILHLLAAATEAGVDFGLADIDAVSRRVPCVCKLAPALATYHIEDCHRAGGIPALLGELHRGGLLNSGAHTIHSPSIAEFVAKWDVRSPDVLPEAVELFHAAPGGVRSTSAFSQSNRWKDLDLDRAEGCIRDVEHAYTADGGLAVLRGNIAPDGAIVKTAGVEEELWTFTGPAVVFESQDDAVEGILGGKVKAGDVVVIRYEGPKGGPGMQEMLYPTSFLKGRGLGKACALITDGRFSGGTSGLSIGHASPEAAGGGIIALVEDGDRVVIDIPNRVLELDVPEDELEIRREKLLADLGGYKPRDRHRPVSAALRAYAAMATSASTGAARDVGQVER is encoded by the coding sequence ATGCCCCCGCTCAGGTCACGCACGGTCACCCACGGCAGGAACATGGCGGGCGCCCGCGCGCTCATGCGGGCCAGCGGCGTCGAGCGCGAGGACTTCGGCAAGCCCATCGTCGCCGTCGCCAACAGCTTCACCCAGTTCGTGCCCGGCCACGTCCACCTCGACGAGGTCGGCAAGGTCGTCGCGGGCGCCGTCAAGGAGGCCGGCGGCGTCCCCCGCGAGTTCAACACCATCGCCGTCGACGACGGCATCGCGATGGGCCACGACGGCATGCTGTACTCGCTGCCGTCCCGCGAGGTGATCGCCGACGCCGTCGAGTACATGGTCAACGCGCACTGCGCCGACGCACTCGTCTGCGTCTCCAACTGCGACAAGATCACCCCGGGCATGCTGCTGGCCGCGATGCGGCTCAACATCCCGACGGTGTTCGTCTCCGGCGGCCCGATGGAGGCCGGCAAGCCCGTCGAGGGCGTCATGGACGGCAACAAGCTCGACCTGATCGACTCGATCATCGCCTCCGCCGACTCGTCCGTCGCCGACGACACGCTCGCCGAGGTGGAGGAGAGCGCCTGCCCGACCTGCGGGTCCTGCTCCGGCATGTTCACCGCCAACTCGATGAACTGCCTCACCGAGGCGATCGGGCTCGCGCTGCCCGGCAACGGCACCGTCCTGGCGACCCACACCGCCCGCCGCGACCTCTACGAGCGGGCCGGGCGCACCGTCGTCGAGATCGCGAAGCGGTACTACGAGGGCGACGACGAGTCCGTCCTGCCGCTGAACATCGCGACGTGGGAGGCGTTCGAGAACGCGATGGTGCTCGACGTCGCGATGGGCGGCTCCACCAACACGATCCTGCACCTGCTCGCCGCCGCCACCGAGGCCGGCGTCGACTTCGGCCTCGCCGACATCGACGCCGTCTCCCGCCGCGTCCCCTGCGTCTGCAAGCTGGCCCCCGCGCTGGCCACGTACCACATCGAGGACTGCCACCGCGCCGGCGGCATCCCCGCCCTCCTCGGCGAACTGCACCGCGGCGGGCTGCTGAACTCCGGCGCGCACACGATCCACAGCCCGTCCATCGCCGAGTTCGTCGCCAAGTGGGACGTCCGCTCCCCCGACGTCCTGCCCGAGGCCGTCGAACTGTTCCACGCGGCTCCCGGCGGCGTCCGCAGCACGTCCGCGTTCAGCCAGAGCAACCGCTGGAAGGATCTCGACCTCGACCGCGCCGAAGGCTGCATCCGCGACGTCGAGCACGCCTACACGGCCGACGGCGGTCTCGCCGTCCTGCGCGGCAACATCGCCCCCGACGGCGCGATCGTCAAGACCGCGGGCGTCGAGGAGGAGCTCTGGACCTTCACCGGCCCGGCCGTCGTGTTCGAGAGCCAGGACGACGCCGTCGAGGGCATCCTCGGCGGCAAGGTGAAGGCCGGCGACGTCGTCGTGATCCGCTACGAGGGCCCCAAGGGCGGCCCGGGCATGCAGGAGATGCTCTACCCGACGAGCTTCCTCAAGGGCCGCGGGCTCGGCAAGGCGTGCGCGCTGATCACCGACGGCCGGTTCTCCGGCGGGACGTCCGGCCTGTCCATCGGGCACGCGTCCCCCGAGGCCGCGGGCGGCGGGATCATCGCCCTCGTCGAGGACGGCGACCGCGTGGTCATCGACATCCCGAACCGCGTCCTCGAACTCGACGTCCCCGAGGACGAGCTGGAGATCCGCCGCGAGAAGCTGCTGGCCGACCTCGGCGGCTACAAGCCCCGCGACCGGCACCGTCCCGTCAGCGCCGCGCTGCGCGCCTACGCCGCGATGGCGACCTCGGCCTCCACCGGCGCCGCCCGCGACGTCGGCCAGGTCGAACGCTGA
- a CDS encoding DUF1330 domain-containing protein, which yields MTAYALAHLLPQPPLHDDVFVYIERIQATMDPFGGRFLVHATDAEVLEGPFEGGYVLIEFPDMERAHAWYASDAYQAILPMRTDNMRGTAVFLQGVPPNYDAAASGRAMRAAQAAATAG from the coding sequence ATGACCGCCTACGCCCTCGCGCACCTGCTCCCCCAGCCGCCCCTGCACGACGACGTCTTCGTCTACATCGAGCGCATCCAGGCCACGATGGACCCGTTCGGCGGACGTTTCCTCGTGCACGCCACGGACGCCGAGGTGCTCGAGGGCCCGTTCGAGGGCGGCTACGTCCTCATCGAGTTCCCCGACATGGAACGCGCCCACGCCTGGTACGCGTCGGACGCCTACCAGGCGATCCTGCCGATGCGCACCGACAACATGCGGGGCACGGCCGTCTTCCTGCAGGGCGTGCCGCCGAACTACGACGCCGCCGCCTCCGGCCGCGCCATGCGGGCGGCCCAGGCCGCCGCGACGGCCGGTTGA
- a CDS encoding FmdB family zinc ribbon protein: MPRYDYRCRACGSTFEVSRPMINASDPAPCPDGHDDTVKLLSTVAVTGTSRGGAPQPPPSAGGGGGCCGGGCCS, translated from the coding sequence GTGCCACGTTATGACTACCGCTGCCGCGCCTGCGGGTCGACCTTCGAGGTCTCGCGGCCCATGATCAACGCGTCCGATCCGGCGCCGTGCCCGGACGGGCACGACGACACGGTCAAGCTGCTGTCGACGGTCGCCGTGACGGGCACGTCCCGCGGCGGCGCCCCCCAGCCCCCGCCGTCCGCCGGCGGTGGCGGTGGCTGCTGCGGCGGAGGCTGCTGCTCCTGA
- a CDS encoding HNH endonuclease, with amino-acid sequence MRQVLLLNATYEPLTTLPLRRAVCLVLREKAEIVHHDVTGAVLHSATMAVEVPSVIRLRRYVRIPFRTRVPLTRAALMRRDNFRCVYCGRRAETIDHVQPRSRGGPHSWENCVASCTTCNHRKADRLLDELGWTLPVTPGVPRGAHWRLIGIVHDGDPQWAPYVTEPAA; translated from the coding sequence ATGCGGCAGGTCCTCCTCCTGAACGCGACGTACGAACCGCTCACGACGCTTCCGCTCCGGCGGGCGGTCTGTCTCGTTCTCCGGGAGAAGGCCGAGATCGTCCACCACGATGTGACCGGCGCGGTGCTGCACTCGGCCACGATGGCCGTCGAGGTGCCGTCCGTCATCCGCCTCCGCCGCTACGTGCGGATCCCGTTCCGCACCCGCGTCCCGCTGACCCGCGCCGCGCTGATGCGGCGCGACAACTTCCGCTGCGTCTACTGCGGACGCCGCGCCGAGACGATCGACCACGTCCAGCCGCGCAGCCGCGGCGGCCCCCATTCGTGGGAGAACTGCGTCGCGTCCTGCACGACGTGCAACCACCGCAAGGCCGACCGCCTGCTGGACGAACTGGGCTGGACGCTCCCCGTCACACCGGGCGTCCCCCGCGGCGCGCACTGGCGCTTGATCGGCATCGTCCACGACGGCGACCCCCAGTGGGCCCCCTACGTGACCGAACCCGCCGCCTGA
- a CDS encoding prolyl oligopeptidase family serine peptidase — protein MTPYPSAPRQDIVEEIHGHRVADPYRWLEDADSGDTREWLAAQDELFHKVVDDLPGRDGLRRRLRELLGAGSVGSPIWRGDRRFFTRRTAEQEHPVLYTAGPDGAERVLIDPTEIDPDGTTTLDGWQPDKEGRRLAYKISQGGDEESLLYVMDVESGETIEGPIDRARYSSVAWLPGGEAYYYTRRLHARDVPEGEEQYHRRVYLHRVGTEPDTDDVLIFGEGRDKTNYYGVGVSRDGRWLTISSAQGTAPRNDLWIADLAASAPERPELRVVQEGVDAETGLHVGRDGRAYVFTDRDAPRGRLCVADPADPSPAAWTDLIPEDPEAVLSDFAILDGTERPTLLVGWTRHAISEITVHDLATGERLGEVPTPGLGSIGGIVERPEGGHEAWFGYTDNVTPSSVLRYDARTGETSTWATAPGSVEVPEIETRQVVYTSRDGTDVRMLVMSAPGSRPDASGPRPAILYGYGGFNVPLTPAYSASILAWVEAGGVYAIANLRGGSEEGEEWHRAGMRERKQNVFDDFHAAAEKLIADGLTTPSRLAISGGSNGGLLVGAALTQRPDLYRAVVCSAPLLDMVRYERFGLGQTWNDEYGTADDPEEFGWLIGYSPYHHVHPGTEYPATLFTTFGSDTRVDPLHARKLCAALQHATAGDAPVLLRDESEVGHSARSVSRSVDLTTDTLSFIAAQTGLDLGA, from the coding sequence ATGACGCCGTACCCGTCCGCGCCGCGCCAGGACATCGTCGAGGAGATCCACGGGCACCGGGTCGCCGACCCGTACCGCTGGCTGGAGGACGCCGACTCGGGCGACACGCGCGAGTGGCTCGCCGCCCAGGACGAGCTGTTCCACAAGGTCGTCGACGATCTCCCCGGACGGGACGGGCTGCGGCGGCGGCTGCGCGAGCTGCTCGGCGCCGGGAGCGTCGGCTCCCCGATCTGGCGCGGCGACCGGCGGTTCTTCACCCGGCGCACCGCCGAACAGGAGCATCCGGTCCTGTACACGGCGGGACCGGACGGCGCCGAACGCGTCCTCATCGACCCGACGGAGATCGACCCGGACGGCACCACCACGCTCGACGGCTGGCAGCCCGACAAGGAGGGCCGGCGCCTCGCCTACAAGATCTCCCAGGGCGGCGACGAGGAGTCGCTGCTGTACGTGATGGACGTCGAGTCGGGCGAGACGATCGAGGGGCCGATCGACCGCGCCCGCTACTCGTCCGTCGCGTGGCTGCCCGGCGGCGAGGCGTACTACTACACGCGGCGCCTGCACGCGCGGGACGTCCCCGAGGGCGAGGAGCAGTACCACCGGCGCGTCTACCTGCACCGCGTCGGCACCGAGCCCGACACCGACGACGTCCTGATCTTCGGTGAGGGCCGCGACAAGACGAACTACTACGGCGTCGGGGTCAGCCGCGACGGCCGCTGGCTGACGATCTCGTCCGCGCAGGGCACCGCGCCCCGCAACGACCTGTGGATCGCCGATCTGGCCGCGTCGGCGCCCGAACGGCCCGAACTGCGCGTCGTCCAGGAGGGCGTGGACGCCGAGACCGGCCTGCACGTCGGACGGGACGGCCGCGCGTACGTTTTCACCGACCGTGACGCGCCGCGCGGGCGGCTCTGCGTCGCCGATCCGGCGGACCCGTCACCCGCGGCGTGGACGGACCTGATCCCCGAGGACCCCGAGGCCGTGCTGAGCGACTTCGCGATCCTGGACGGGACGGAGCGTCCCACGCTCCTCGTCGGCTGGACGCGGCACGCGATCAGCGAGATCACCGTCCACGACCTGGCGACCGGCGAGCGGCTCGGCGAGGTCCCCACGCCGGGGCTCGGCTCGATCGGCGGGATCGTCGAGCGGCCGGAGGGCGGGCACGAGGCGTGGTTCGGCTACACCGACAACGTCACGCCCTCCTCCGTCCTGCGCTACGACGCCCGCACCGGCGAGACGAGCACGTGGGCGACCGCGCCCGGGAGCGTCGAGGTGCCGGAGATCGAGACCCGGCAGGTCGTGTACACCTCGCGGGACGGCACGGACGTGCGGATGCTCGTCATGTCGGCGCCCGGGTCGCGTCCGGACGCGTCGGGGCCGCGCCCCGCGATCCTGTACGGGTACGGCGGGTTCAACGTCCCGCTCACGCCCGCGTACTCGGCGAGCATTCTCGCCTGGGTCGAGGCGGGGGGCGTGTACGCGATCGCGAACCTGCGCGGCGGCTCCGAGGAGGGCGAGGAGTGGCACCGCGCGGGGATGCGGGAGCGCAAGCAGAACGTCTTCGACGACTTCCACGCCGCCGCCGAGAAGCTGATCGCCGACGGCCTCACCACGCCGTCGCGGCTGGCGATCTCCGGCGGGTCGAACGGCGGGCTGCTCGTCGGGGCCGCGCTCACGCAGCGTCCGGACCTCTACAGGGCGGTCGTGTGCTCGGCGCCCCTGCTCGACATGGTCCGCTATGAGCGGTTCGGCCTCGGCCAGACGTGGAACGACGAGTACGGGACGGCCGACGATCCGGAGGAGTTCGGCTGGCTGATCGGCTACTCCCCCTACCACCACGTCCACCCCGGGACGGAATATCCCGCGACCCTGTTCACGACGTTCGGCAGCGATACGCGCGTCGACCCGCTGCACGCGCGCAAGCTGTGCGCGGCCCTGCAGCACGCGACCGCGGGGGACGCGCCCGTCCTGCTGCGCGACGAGTCGGAGGTCGGGCACTCGGCCCGCTCGGTGTCCCGGTCGGTGGACCTGACGACCGACACCCTCTCGTTCATCGCGGCCCAGACGGGACTCGATCTCGGCGCGTGA
- a CDS encoding DUF488 domain-containing protein has translation MTFGHGTAGRDEIVPLLDDAGVRSVVDVRTAPGSRRNPDVHRDALREWLPAAGIGYRWDKRLGGFRRAAADSPDTFWRNDSFRGYAGHTRDPDFRTAVDELLRDAERVRTAVMCSESVWWRCHRRLIADFAVLARGRPVLHLAHDGRVTEHPPTPGARLRPDGLLVYDRTD, from the coding sequence ATGACGTTCGGGCACGGGACGGCCGGGCGTGACGAAATCGTCCCGCTGCTGGACGACGCCGGTGTGCGGTCCGTCGTGGACGTGCGGACCGCGCCGGGCAGCCGACGCAATCCGGACGTGCACCGCGACGCGCTGCGGGAATGGCTCCCGGCGGCGGGCATCGGCTACCGCTGGGACAAGCGGCTCGGCGGCTTCCGCCGCGCCGCCGCCGACTCGCCCGACACGTTCTGGCGCAACGACTCCTTCCGCGGTTACGCCGGGCACACCCGCGACCCGGACTTCCGCACCGCCGTGGACGAACTGCTGCGGGACGCCGAGCGGGTCCGGACGGCCGTCATGTGCAGCGAGTCGGTGTGGTGGCGGTGCCACCGGCGGCTCATCGCCGACTTCGCGGTGCTGGCGCGCGGCCGTCCGGTCCTGCATCTCGCGCACGACGGGCGCGTGACCGAGCACCCGCCCACACCGGGTGCACGGCTCCGACCGGACGGCCTCCTCGTCTACGACCGAACCGACTGA
- a CDS encoding GNAT family N-acetyltransferase produces the protein MTTSEGAPWQGARTLVRVADEPPEWRFGELRLRRYRPADHGVVLALHREGLAQVGLRPGDGVYYDHDFFRMEDIYLRNDGEFLVAELEGGIVAMGGLRRADLVPGGHARAFGGFSLGGGGLDAVEMVRLRVLPALQRRGYGAAMVTALEQRAAEFGYRILRADTTELQEPALALYRRFGWTETRRESIGGIVNIYIEKPLR, from the coding sequence ATGACGACCTCCGAAGGCGCCCCCTGGCAGGGCGCCCGCACCCTCGTCCGCGTCGCGGACGAGCCGCCCGAGTGGCGGTTCGGCGAACTGCGGCTGCGCCGCTACCGTCCCGCCGACCACGGCGTCGTCCTCGCGCTGCACCGCGAGGGCCTCGCCCAGGTGGGCCTGCGCCCCGGCGACGGGGTCTACTACGACCACGACTTCTTCCGGATGGAGGACATCTACCTCCGCAACGACGGCGAGTTCCTCGTCGCCGAACTCGAGGGCGGCATCGTCGCCATGGGCGGCCTGCGCCGCGCCGACCTCGTCCCCGGCGGGCACGCCCGCGCGTTCGGCGGGTTCTCGCTCGGCGGCGGCGGACTCGACGCCGTCGAGATGGTGCGGCTGCGGGTGCTGCCCGCACTGCAGCGGCGCGGCTACGGCGCCGCCATGGTCACCGCCCTCGAACAGCGCGCCGCCGAGTTCGGCTACCGGATCCTGCGCGCCGACACCACCGAACTGCAGGAACCCGCACTCGCCCTCTACCGCCGTTTCGGCTGGACGGAGACGCGCCGCGAGTCGATCGGCGGCATCGTCAACATCTACATCGAGAAACCGCTGCGCTGA
- a CDS encoding XRE family transcriptional regulator yields MSEPPRKETDVARRIRAHGLARGRGAAQIAREIHEQCAPLFGTSRIKAHRLAHGVALSDIVAQVKALYEIDGKPLPRLGETLLSAYESGYKRPGPEYLHYLCAVYRVEPQELDYQGPCICGRGHAARPGASAAAPPRVPERPAAVREPDARPLVGAIVPRAGESPWPAVNDLRGPDRADGPLNIDVGEEDIVLRRTLLQLLAGAGVQLDGQILGTVDSLRRKMDDTLVGATVSPTMLDQWEETTYGYGRQYQATPSLRMLCDVLLDFSEVRRMCDQRQPVELQERLCRIAAQLSGLSGLIMINLGDHRLARSFFRTARTAADETGDRQLRAWVTVRESLVPMYYGDPREALHLARKAQDLAGRTPGVAAAMAPAVEARALGMLAMRGRGDAAPSARRALVRGRSVFDQLSRTDTGDLVFGFTDRQMAFYEGDTFTSLGDHRQGDEVLSHALTLYEPTDRVDRTLVRLDRATCRLHAGEPEAALVAGREAILDLPEDHRSDILVHRARQIGAAVAARHGADAPGLRDFYDALAGQSVTSPARDTPSVPPAEQV; encoded by the coding sequence ATGTCGGAACCCCCCCGGAAAGAAACGGACGTCGCGCGCCGGATCCGCGCGCACGGCCTCGCCCGCGGGCGCGGCGCCGCGCAGATCGCACGCGAGATCCACGAACAGTGCGCCCCGCTGTTCGGCACGAGCCGGATCAAGGCGCACCGGCTCGCCCACGGCGTCGCGCTGTCCGACATCGTTGCCCAGGTCAAGGCGCTGTACGAGATCGACGGCAAGCCGCTGCCCCGGCTGGGGGAGACGCTGCTGTCGGCCTACGAGAGCGGCTACAAACGACCCGGCCCCGAGTACCTCCACTACCTCTGCGCCGTCTACCGGGTCGAACCCCAAGAGCTGGACTACCAGGGTCCCTGCATCTGCGGCCGCGGCCACGCCGCCCGTCCGGGCGCGTCCGCCGCGGCGCCGCCGCGCGTGCCCGAGCGGCCCGCGGCGGTCCGGGAACCCGACGCACGTCCGCTCGTCGGGGCGATCGTGCCCAGAGCCGGGGAGAGCCCCTGGCCCGCCGTCAACGACCTCCGGGGCCCCGACCGCGCCGACGGCCCCCTGAACATTGATGTGGGAGAGGAGGACATCGTGCTCCGCAGAACCCTTCTGCAACTTCTGGCCGGAGCCGGAGTACAGCTCGACGGCCAGATCCTCGGAACGGTCGACAGCCTGCGCCGCAAGATGGACGACACCCTCGTCGGCGCGACCGTGTCGCCGACCATGCTCGACCAGTGGGAGGAGACCACCTACGGCTACGGCCGCCAGTACCAGGCGACGCCGTCGCTGCGGATGCTGTGCGACGTGCTGCTGGACTTCAGCGAGGTCCGCCGCATGTGCGACCAGCGGCAGCCCGTCGAGCTCCAGGAACGGCTGTGCCGGATCGCAGCGCAACTGTCCGGATTGTCCGGGCTCATCATGATCAACCTTGGCGACCATCGGCTGGCCCGCTCGTTCTTCCGGACGGCCCGGACCGCCGCCGACGAGACCGGCGACCGGCAGCTGCGCGCCTGGGTGACCGTCCGCGAGTCGCTCGTCCCGATGTACTACGGCGACCCGCGCGAGGCCCTGCACCTGGCCCGCAAGGCCCAGGACCTCGCCGGCCGCACCCCGGGGGTGGCCGCCGCGATGGCGCCCGCCGTGGAGGCGCGCGCGCTGGGCATGCTGGCGATGCGCGGCCGCGGGGACGCCGCGCCGAGCGCCCGCCGCGCCCTGGTGCGCGGACGCTCGGTGTTCGACCAGCTGTCCAGGACCGACACCGGCGACCTGGTGTTCGGCTTCACCGACCGGCAGATGGCGTTCTACGAGGGCGACACCTTCACCAGCCTCGGCGACCACCGGCAGGGCGACGAGGTGCTGAGCCACGCCCTCACCCTCTACGAACCCACCGACCGCGTCGACCGGACGCTCGTCCGGCTCGACCGCGCCACCTGCAGGCTGCACGCGGGCGAGCCGGAGGCGGCCCTCGTCGCCGGGCGGGAGGCCATCCTGGACCTGCCCGAAGACCACCGCTCCGACATCCTCGTGCACCGCGCCCGGCAGATCGGCGCGGCCGTCGCCGCCAGGCACGGCGCCGACGCGCCCGGGCTGCGCGACTTCTACGACGCCCTCGCCGGCCAGTCGGTGACGAGCCCCGCAAGGGACACGCCGTCCGTCCCCCCGGCCGAACAGGTCTGA